One stretch of Burkholderia oklahomensis C6786 DNA includes these proteins:
- the tssB gene encoding type VI secretion system contractile sheath small subunit produces the protein MVRQKDGQKFIGESRAPRVQIEYDVEVYGSQKKVELPFVAGVMADLSGDNTEPLGPVEDRRFQEVDVENFDERMAQIAPSLSYHVKNVLTNDGTLIPIDLTFSSMESFEPAAVVKRIPELSTLLEARNRLKELLTYMDGKAAAEDVIQELLKSPQWASDAEATEQSGSTGEGGDQQPEEGAK, from the coding sequence ATGGTTCGACAAAAGGATGGACAGAAATTCATCGGGGAGAGTCGTGCGCCCCGCGTGCAGATTGAATATGACGTCGAGGTTTACGGGTCGCAGAAGAAGGTCGAGCTGCCGTTCGTCGCGGGCGTGATGGCGGACCTGTCGGGCGACAACACCGAGCCGCTCGGCCCTGTCGAGGATCGCCGCTTCCAGGAGGTCGACGTCGAGAATTTCGACGAGCGCATGGCGCAGATCGCGCCGTCGCTCAGCTATCACGTGAAGAACGTGCTCACCAACGACGGCACGCTGATCCCGATCGACCTGACGTTCTCGTCGATGGAATCGTTCGAGCCCGCAGCCGTCGTCAAGCGCATTCCCGAGCTGTCGACGCTGCTCGAAGCGCGCAATCGCCTGAAGGAGCTGCTGACCTACATGGACGGCAAGGCCGCGGCGGAAGACGTGATCCAGGAATTGCTGAAGAGCCCGCAATGGGCGAGCGACGCCGAGGCGACGGAACAATCCGGCAGCACCGGTGAAGGCGGCGACCAACAACCGGAAGAGGGTGCGAAATGA
- a CDS encoding ImpA family type VI secretion system protein encodes MNDDAQPGHSPDLLDFDEDFIKIDAAICEYDSVGYAPQRKGESAFQWASVETACLALLKKAKDVRVAIWHLRACIARRGLTGLADGVRLLADLMSAPVEELHPRALPDESPGETLSIHLGWISGPQFLHQLGSSRFEDRDATLNDLIGGRAASIVEDRDYRIRANTLVHDIKDSLSRIRESIAAIEQELNVSRALDLLSVAASRLTQPEAGSAGSANAAVTEPAVAAVPGVPAQDAPSPAAGPGGALRSRQEVGVALERIVEYFRAHEPSHPAPIFLSRIQRMLGAGFEEVMAELYPEAASLVAQLNRPQSSIK; translated from the coding sequence ATGAACGACGATGCACAACCGGGCCACTCGCCGGATTTACTGGATTTCGACGAAGATTTTATCAAAATCGACGCGGCCATCTGCGAATACGATTCCGTCGGCTACGCGCCCCAACGAAAAGGTGAGAGCGCATTCCAGTGGGCTTCGGTCGAAACCGCATGTCTCGCCTTATTGAAAAAGGCGAAAGACGTCCGGGTCGCCATTTGGCATCTGCGCGCGTGCATCGCGCGGCGCGGATTGACCGGGCTGGCCGACGGCGTTCGATTGCTGGCCGATCTGATGAGCGCGCCCGTCGAGGAATTGCATCCTCGCGCGCTGCCTGACGAATCGCCCGGCGAAACGCTTTCGATTCATCTCGGCTGGATTTCGGGACCGCAGTTCCTGCATCAGCTCGGCAGTTCGCGATTCGAAGATCGCGACGCGACGCTCAACGACCTGATCGGCGGGCGCGCGGCCTCGATCGTGGAGGATCGCGACTATCGCATTAGAGCGAACACTCTTGTACATGACATTAAGGATTCCTTATCGAGAATCAGGGAATCGATCGCTGCAATAGAGCAAGAGCTCAACGTTTCGCGCGCGCTGGATTTGTTGAGCGTGGCGGCGTCGCGGCTCACGCAGCCGGAAGCGGGAAGTGCGGGAAGCGCAAACGCCGCCGTCACGGAGCCGGCAGTCGCTGCGGTGCCGGGCGTGCCGGCGCAGGATGCTCCGTCACCCGCTGCGGGCCCGGGCGGCGCGCTGAGGTCGAGGCAGGAAGTCGGTGTGGCGCTCGAGCGGATCGTCGAGTATTTCCGCGCGCACGAGCCGAGTCATCCGGCGCCGATCTTCCTGTCGCGGATTCAACGAATGCTGGGGGCGGGTTTCGAGGAAGTGATGGCGGAGCTCTATCCCGAGGCGGCATCTCTCGTGGCCCAGCTGAATCGGCCGCAGAGCTCTATCAAGTAA